A single window of Rhizobium sp. NLR16a DNA harbors:
- a CDS encoding sugar phosphate isomerase/epimerase, whose translation MKIGMCMFLWTTAVGPKHEALLRDIKETGFDGVEIPIFSGKPDDYRRLAALLDRIGLERTAVSAMGDLRMNLIASDAATRRRGIDYVKWAIDCSNALGATMLSGPLHSTLGKFSGSGPSAAELKRSVSSQLAIGDHAAKHGVTIGLEALNRFECYLFNTMDDLAAHIDAVGHPNIRAMYDTFHSNIEETDPVGAFTRNSDRIVHVHISENDRGVPGRGNIPWAETFRALRASGYDGWLTIEAFGRALKELAAATKVWRDFFETPESVYREGYRHIRDGWEAAA comes from the coding sequence ATGAAGATCGGCATGTGCATGTTCCTCTGGACGACAGCTGTCGGCCCAAAACACGAGGCACTGTTACGCGATATCAAGGAGACGGGTTTTGATGGCGTCGAGATCCCGATCTTTTCGGGTAAACCCGACGACTACCGACGGCTGGCGGCGTTGCTCGACCGGATCGGCCTGGAACGGACCGCCGTTTCCGCCATGGGCGACCTCCGGATGAACCTGATCGCTTCCGACGCGGCAACCCGCAGACGCGGCATTGACTACGTGAAATGGGCAATCGACTGCAGCAATGCGCTTGGCGCGACTATGCTGAGCGGGCCGCTGCATTCGACGCTCGGCAAATTTTCCGGAAGCGGGCCAAGCGCGGCGGAACTCAAGCGCTCGGTTTCCTCGCAATTGGCGATTGGCGATCATGCAGCAAAGCACGGCGTTACGATAGGACTTGAGGCGCTGAACCGTTTCGAATGTTACCTGTTCAACACGATGGACGACCTTGCGGCCCATATCGACGCGGTCGGACATCCGAATATCCGTGCCATGTACGACACGTTTCACAGCAATATCGAAGAAACCGATCCTGTCGGCGCTTTTACGCGCAACAGTGACCGCATCGTGCATGTCCACATTTCGGAGAACGACCGCGGCGTTCCAGGGCGTGGCAACATTCCCTGGGCGGAGACGTTCAGGGCACTGCGCGCGAGTGGCTACGACGGATGGCTGACAATCGAAGCCTTTGGTCGGGCGCTCAAGGAGCTCGCCGCCGCAACGAAGGTCTGGCGCGACTTTTTCGAGACACCGGAATCGGTTTATCGTGAAGGGTACCGTCATATCCGCGACGGATGGGAGGCGGCGGCATAA
- a CDS encoding sugar phosphate isomerase/epimerase: protein MHLSTHNWMRAEPLAVTLKRIKKYGYESIEISGEPAQYDVKETRALLKEHGIRCWGAVTLTLGERNLAARDEGQRARSVDYVKSVITMVSELEGEILTLVPATVGKVVPDGTEEEEWTWVVDATRECFAHAQKRGVRIAVEPLNRFETYFFNRAAQALALADAVSPECGVCLDAFHLNIEEEDIYEAIRLAGKRLFDFHVADNNRFAAGLGHLDWPKIIGTLKEIGYDGAVTNEFVAPVDRTPATKYPDMVERNPVDIPPEQLKFIQDHGSSLLTEKFYDDQMRITAETILPLIK from the coding sequence ATGCATCTTTCTACGCACAACTGGATGCGGGCTGAACCGCTCGCCGTCACGCTGAAACGCATCAAAAAATATGGCTACGAGAGTATCGAGATATCCGGCGAGCCGGCACAGTACGACGTGAAGGAGACGCGTGCGCTGCTGAAAGAGCATGGCATCCGCTGCTGGGGCGCTGTTACCCTGACGCTCGGCGAGCGAAATCTTGCCGCCAGGGATGAGGGCCAGCGCGCCCGGTCCGTGGACTATGTCAAGAGCGTCATCACCATGGTCAGCGAACTCGAGGGCGAGATCCTCACGCTCGTACCGGCAACAGTCGGCAAGGTGGTACCGGATGGGACCGAGGAGGAAGAGTGGACATGGGTGGTGGACGCCACCAGGGAGTGTTTTGCTCACGCTCAAAAGAGGGGGGTGCGGATTGCCGTCGAGCCGCTCAACCGTTTCGAGACCTATTTCTTCAACCGTGCCGCCCAAGCGCTGGCGCTCGCCGATGCCGTCAGCCCTGAATGCGGAGTCTGCCTGGATGCCTTCCACCTGAACATCGAAGAGGAAGACATCTATGAGGCGATCCGGCTCGCCGGGAAACGCCTGTTCGACTTCCACGTCGCCGATAATAATCGTTTCGCCGCCGGCCTCGGCCACCTCGACTGGCCGAAGATCATCGGCACGCTGAAGGAGATCGGTTACGACGGCGCCGTCACCAACGAATTCGTCGCTCCGGTTGATCGAACGCCGGCCACCAAATATCCGGACATGGTCGAGCGCAACCCCGTCGACATCCCCCCGGAACAGCTGAAATTTATCCAGGACCACGGCTCGAGCCTGCTCACCGAGAAATTCTACGACGATCAGATGCGGATCACCGCCGAGACGATCCTGCCGCTGATCAAGTAA
- a CDS encoding mandelate racemase/muconate lactonizing enzyme family protein: MRIKSVEAWWVKIPIEASRQHRSDFGRLMTFDSAILRIETNDGIVGWGEGKNAAGSAGSYGTLVHMINHEVGPKLIGRDPGDIFTIWEMLYNGVRHETAASSGHAMPEIARRGLSVAAISAVDIALWDILGKSLGVPVWKLLGGRKADRLPAYASGGWESTDRIGEQLRSYIAAGGFKSVKMRVGAMDGAPHVSAARVRAARKAVGPDVDLMVDAHGTYTVGEAKRFIQMVADCDLAWFEEPVIADDKPGMAEVRAAGNVPIAAGESEATRFAFRDLAMLRAADIFQPDPAFCGGITEAMRISSLASAFNLRFAPHLWAGAPCFFSGLHVCAASPASFVIEYSLGANPMIHDLVEDAVSVKDGMIEIPDRPGLGFTINQRVLETHAQRQ; the protein is encoded by the coding sequence ATGCGTATCAAAAGCGTCGAGGCCTGGTGGGTCAAGATTCCCATCGAGGCGAGCCGTCAGCACCGCAGCGACTTCGGCCGCCTGATGACCTTCGACAGTGCGATCCTGCGTATCGAGACGAACGACGGCATTGTGGGCTGGGGGGAAGGTAAGAATGCCGCGGGCAGTGCCGGCAGCTATGGCACGCTGGTGCACATGATCAATCACGAGGTAGGGCCCAAGCTCATCGGCCGCGATCCTGGCGACATCTTCACCATATGGGAAATGCTCTACAACGGTGTACGCCACGAGACGGCGGCGAGTTCGGGTCACGCCATGCCCGAGATCGCGCGGCGCGGCCTTTCGGTCGCTGCGATCAGTGCGGTCGACATAGCGCTCTGGGACATCCTCGGCAAGTCGCTCGGCGTCCCAGTCTGGAAGCTGCTGGGTGGCCGCAAGGCGGACCGCTTGCCTGCCTATGCCTCGGGCGGTTGGGAGAGCACGGACCGGATCGGCGAGCAGCTCCGGTCCTATATCGCGGCAGGCGGTTTCAAGTCAGTCAAGATGCGCGTCGGCGCGATGGACGGTGCGCCGCATGTCTCGGCAGCGCGCGTGCGTGCCGCTCGCAAAGCTGTCGGCCCCGACGTCGATCTAATGGTCGATGCGCATGGCACATATACTGTTGGCGAAGCGAAGCGCTTTATCCAGATGGTTGCGGACTGCGACCTCGCCTGGTTCGAGGAGCCTGTCATAGCCGATGACAAGCCGGGCATGGCGGAGGTGCGCGCGGCCGGGAACGTGCCGATCGCTGCCGGCGAGAGCGAGGCGACGCGTTTCGCCTTCCGAGATCTTGCGATGCTCCGGGCCGCAGACATATTCCAGCCCGATCCGGCTTTCTGCGGTGGCATTACGGAAGCGATGCGCATCAGTTCGCTCGCCAGCGCCTTCAACCTCCGTTTCGCACCGCATCTTTGGGCTGGGGCGCCCTGCTTCTTTTCCGGTCTGCACGTGTGCGCGGCCTCTCCGGCAAGCTTCGTCATCGAATATTCCCTCGGCGCAAATCCGATGATCCACGATCTTGTCGAGGACGCTGTGTCTGTAAAGGACGGTATGATAGAGATCCCGGACCGACCTGGCCTGGGCTTCACGATCAATCAGAGGGTCCTGGAGACTCACGCGCAAAGACAGTGA
- a CDS encoding FadR/GntR family transcriptional regulator, whose product MKENSLLSDLAAYLFSNSSDTGRTPSERELAEHFTVSRGQIREALAILEAMRIVERRAKSGIYLTTTEASVEAMALFARAGVPLDPILIYETVELRKIHEIKAAELACGRATEENYKRLRDILAASEAKLAAGEGLAREDRDFHLEIVRATKNSVFYRVCSVYYVMGEHRLPIYFADAARSRRSHEEHIRIYEALLARDGNLAQALMSAHLQGAESYWKGLIGGPATAAG is encoded by the coding sequence ATGAAAGAAAACTCCCTCCTCTCCGATCTCGCAGCTTATCTTTTCTCAAACTCGAGCGACACCGGCCGCACGCCATCGGAGCGCGAGCTTGCAGAACATTTCACCGTCAGCCGGGGCCAAATTCGCGAGGCATTGGCGATCCTGGAGGCAATGCGCATCGTAGAGCGTCGAGCCAAGTCGGGCATCTATTTGACGACCACGGAGGCGAGCGTGGAGGCAATGGCGCTTTTTGCCCGCGCCGGCGTTCCCCTTGACCCCATTCTGATCTACGAGACCGTGGAGCTTCGCAAGATCCATGAGATCAAGGCCGCGGAACTCGCCTGCGGCCGGGCGACGGAGGAGAATTACAAGCGCTTGCGCGATATACTCGCTGCGTCCGAGGCGAAGCTTGCCGCGGGCGAGGGGCTGGCGCGCGAAGACCGGGATTTCCATCTGGAGATCGTTCGAGCCACCAAGAACAGCGTCTTCTATCGGGTGTGCAGCGTCTACTACGTCATGGGCGAACACCGGCTGCCTATCTATTTTGCCGATGCCGCCCGAAGCCGGCGCTCGCATGAGGAGCATATCCGCATTTACGAAGCGCTGCTTGCCCGAGACGGCAATCTCGCCCAGGCGCTGATGAGCGCGCATCTTCAAGGTGCGGAAAGCTATTGGAAGGGTCTTATCGGCGGTCCAGCGACGGCGGCCGGATAG
- a CDS encoding NAD(P)-dependent oxidoreductase, with protein MSFIFSTHPLHPAAKAVLEGAGDLRVASAPDPETLLREGRGAGIVVVRAPIPPAFFEDAPALRAAIRHGAGLDMVPMEAATRAGVLVANVPAVNASTVAEHVFLVTLALLRRFRQMDRDLRQDGWAAGRAQSDAASDLGGRTMGIVGMGNVGKAIFKIAKFGFGLEVVATSRSPESVPHGARFLAIDELVERADIVVLCCPLTPETTGLLNAGRIGRLKPGAILINVSRGPVIDDAALIQALGDGRIRGAALDVFATQPLPLDHSYFGFANVIVTPHLAGLTEESMMRMGTGAASEALRVIRGDLPVNLRNPEVVEHYRRRFPA; from the coding sequence ATGAGCTTCATCTTTTCCACACATCCCCTGCACCCCGCGGCCAAGGCCGTGCTTGAGGGGGCGGGTGATCTGCGCGTAGCTTCCGCGCCCGATCCGGAAACCTTGCTGCGAGAAGGACGCGGCGCGGGTATTGTCGTCGTGCGCGCGCCGATCCCGCCGGCCTTCTTCGAGGATGCGCCAGCGCTTCGCGCGGCGATCCGCCATGGTGCGGGCCTCGACATGGTTCCAATGGAGGCGGCGACCCGCGCCGGCGTGCTTGTCGCAAACGTCCCCGCTGTCAATGCGTCGACTGTCGCCGAGCACGTCTTCCTGGTGACACTGGCTCTGCTCAGGCGTTTCCGCCAGATGGACCGGGACCTGCGTCAGGACGGCTGGGCGGCGGGCCGCGCTCAGTCGGATGCGGCCAGCGACCTCGGCGGCCGCACTATGGGCATCGTGGGTATGGGCAATGTCGGCAAGGCGATCTTCAAGATCGCCAAGTTCGGCTTTGGCCTGGAGGTGGTCGCAACGAGCCGGTCGCCCGAAAGCGTCCCGCATGGCGCGCGCTTCCTGGCGATCGATGAGCTTGTTGAGCGGGCCGACATCGTCGTGCTCTGCTGCCCGTTGACGCCGGAGACGACTGGCTTGCTCAATGCCGGGCGCATCGGTCGGCTGAAGCCAGGAGCAATCCTGATCAACGTGTCACGCGGTCCCGTCATCGATGATGCGGCGCTGATCCAGGCGCTAGGCGATGGCCGAATTCGCGGAGCAGCGCTTGATGTCTTTGCAACGCAGCCATTGCCGCTCGACCATTCCTATTTCGGCTTCGCCAACGTCATCGTCACTCCGCATCTGGCTGGTCTGACGGAAGAGAGCATGATGCGCATGGGGACAGGTGCGGCCAGCGAAGCGCTGCGCGTCATCAGAGGCGACTTGCCCGTCAATTTGCGCAATCCCGAAGTGGTAGAACACTACCGCCGGCGCTTTCCGGCATAG
- a CDS encoding ABC transporter ATP-binding protein → MAHIELKGITKTFGSHTALKNLNIDIADGEFFVLLGQTGAGKTTTLRLIAGLEKPTAGQIYIDGHDVADWGAAERDVALVLQQYSLYPRYTVRENLEFPLKSRIRRIEPEEIKERVARVAKTLRIEHLLDRKTDRLSGGEMQRVSIGRAIVRKPRVFLMDEPLSALDAKLREALRTELKNLQMNLGATFLFVTHDQIEAMSMGDKIGVLNNGQLVQTGTPQEIYRNPVNTFVARAVGSPPMNLINGTLAGSEAVASEGYRLPLGSDHAIATDGRPLTFGIRPEDIFLDSGAPGEARVHDVENHGVEKIVTLRTGEKFIHATVPTQTALRIEDTVRFSWNPEKVVLFDAGSGVSLRHAG, encoded by the coding sequence ATGGCGCATATCGAACTTAAGGGCATTACCAAGACTTTCGGCAGCCACACGGCACTGAAAAACCTGAACATCGACATCGCTGACGGCGAGTTCTTCGTGCTGCTCGGGCAGACCGGCGCCGGCAAGACAACGACGCTTCGCCTGATCGCCGGGCTCGAAAAGCCCACCGCAGGCCAGATCTACATCGACGGGCACGACGTCGCCGACTGGGGCGCCGCCGAGCGGGACGTGGCCCTGGTGCTCCAGCAGTACTCGCTTTACCCGCGCTACACGGTCCGAGAGAACCTGGAATTTCCATTAAAATCCCGCATCCGCCGCATTGAGCCAGAGGAAATCAAGGAACGCGTCGCTCGGGTTGCGAAGACCCTGCGCATCGAGCATCTGCTCGACCGCAAGACGGACCGGCTGTCGGGAGGCGAGATGCAGCGCGTATCTATCGGCCGTGCCATCGTGCGCAAGCCGCGCGTGTTCCTGATGGACGAGCCGCTTTCGGCGCTCGACGCGAAGCTTCGCGAAGCACTCCGCACGGAGTTGAAGAACCTGCAGATGAACCTCGGCGCGACCTTCCTCTTCGTCACTCATGACCAGATCGAGGCCATGTCGATGGGCGACAAGATCGGCGTCCTGAACAACGGTCAACTGGTGCAGACCGGGACACCGCAGGAGATCTACCGGAATCCGGTCAACACCTTCGTCGCGCGCGCCGTTGGTTCACCGCCGATGAACCTGATCAACGGCACGCTCGCCGGCAGCGAGGCCGTGGCCAGCGAGGGCTATCGGCTGCCGTTGGGCAGCGACCACGCAATTGCGACGGACGGCCGCCCGCTCACCTTCGGCATTCGCCCGGAGGACATCTTCCTCGACAGTGGCGCGCCGGGGGAAGCACGGGTGCACGACGTGGAAAACCATGGCGTCGAAAAGATCGTGACACTGCGCACCGGCGAGAAGTTTATCCACGCGACCGTGCCGACGCAAACGGCGCTGCGGATCGAGGATACGGTTCGCTTTTCGTGGAATCCGGAGAAGGTCGTCCTGTTTGACGCCGGAAGCGGGGTCAGCCTGCGGCACGCAGGCTGA
- a CDS encoding ABC transporter ATP-binding protein produces the protein MTQIELRAIQKYFGAVQVIKDLNLAIADNEFIVLLGQSGCGKTTTLRAVAGLETIDEGDILIDGKPVQHIKASGRDIAMVFQSFSLYPHMTVYENIAFPLRATRMSRADVDKAVREIAAVLRITELLARKPSALSGGDMQRVAIGRALVRRPKAMLMDEPIGALDAKLREEMRAEIKRLHIKQGSTTIYVTHDQVEAMSLADRIVIMHEGILQQIGTPEEVYGQPANMFVAQFVGSPVMNMAPATVSETGDHTRVQVGDGVTGFEFPAALANRLSDAKAANGQLTLGVRPEGVIVSREAREGFVPVEAHIIEPLGSHDIVDLKVGQQMIRARTKSGFVPGPGEAVWARIDPAQAHFFNTATGSSLGIRL, from the coding sequence ATGACGCAGATCGAGCTTCGCGCCATTCAGAAATATTTCGGTGCCGTCCAGGTCATCAAAGACCTTAATCTCGCCATTGCCGATAACGAGTTCATCGTGCTGCTCGGACAATCGGGCTGCGGGAAGACGACGACATTGCGCGCCGTCGCCGGCCTGGAGACGATCGACGAAGGCGACATCCTAATCGACGGCAAGCCGGTGCAACATATCAAGGCATCCGGCCGGGACATCGCGATGGTGTTTCAATCCTTTTCGCTCTATCCGCACATGACGGTCTACGAAAACATCGCCTTCCCGCTCCGCGCCACCCGGATGAGCCGCGCCGATGTCGATAAGGCGGTCCGGGAAATCGCCGCGGTTCTGCGCATCACCGAGTTGCTGGCCCGCAAGCCTTCGGCACTGTCAGGAGGAGACATGCAACGTGTCGCAATCGGCCGCGCTCTGGTGCGACGGCCGAAGGCCATGCTGATGGACGAGCCGATCGGTGCGCTGGACGCGAAGCTGAGAGAGGAGATGCGGGCGGAAATCAAGCGTCTGCACATCAAGCAAGGTTCAACCACGATCTACGTGACGCATGACCAGGTGGAGGCCATGTCGCTCGCCGACCGCATCGTCATCATGCACGAGGGCATCCTCCAGCAGATCGGCACGCCGGAAGAGGTTTACGGTCAACCCGCCAACATGTTTGTCGCGCAGTTTGTCGGAAGCCCGGTGATGAACATGGCGCCGGCAACCGTCAGCGAAACGGGCGACCATACGCGCGTGCAGGTTGGCGACGGCGTAACGGGCTTTGAGTTCCCCGCCGCACTGGCCAACCGTCTCTCTGACGCGAAGGCCGCGAACGGCCAGCTAACACTCGGGGTTCGGCCCGAGGGCGTGATCGTTTCACGGGAAGCACGTGAGGGCTTCGTGCCGGTCGAGGCGCATATTATCGAGCCGCTCGGCTCACACGATATCGTTGACCTGAAGGTCGGCCAGCAAATGATCAGGGCGCGAACCAAAAGCGGTTTCGTACCCGGTCCAGGCGAAGCCGTCTGGGCACGCATCGACCCCGCCCAGGCTCATTTCTTCAATACGGCAACCGGTTCATCGCTCGGGATCAGACTCTGA
- a CDS encoding carbohydrate ABC transporter permease encodes MAAVQTRSERALNRVAIAAVLVITLIFLAPIYWITSTAFKPRNLATTIPPTVLFEPELSPFVKLFTKRSQLRGVPTPEEYAAAPWWERMVFDGGEKIVRSGRGEVQPSGYPNRFMNSLIVAITSTVLAVGMGTFTAYGFSRFRVKGEADLLFFILSTRMLPPVVVAIPMFLMYRAVGLNDTHWGLIILYTAFNLSFSVWLMKGFIDEIPKEYEEAALVDGYTRMEAFFKIVIPEAATGIAATAVFCFITAWNEYAFALIMTNRRAQTAPPFIPSQVGSGLPDWTVIAAGTFLFLLPVAIFTFLLRNHLLRGMSFGAIRK; translated from the coding sequence ATGGCCGCCGTTCAAACCCGCTCCGAACGCGCGCTGAACCGGGTGGCAATCGCCGCCGTACTTGTCATTACGCTGATCTTCCTGGCGCCGATCTACTGGATCACCTCGACGGCCTTCAAGCCCCGCAACCTCGCCACCACCATACCACCGACAGTGCTCTTCGAGCCGGAGCTCTCGCCTTTCGTGAAGCTCTTCACCAAGCGCTCGCAGCTGCGTGGCGTGCCGACCCCCGAAGAATATGCCGCCGCCCCCTGGTGGGAGCGGATGGTGTTCGACGGTGGTGAGAAAATCGTCCGTTCCGGCCGCGGCGAGGTGCAGCCATCCGGCTATCCGAACCGCTTCATGAACTCGCTGATCGTCGCGATCACGTCCACGGTGCTGGCAGTCGGCATGGGAACCTTCACCGCCTATGGCTTCTCGCGCTTCAGAGTGAAAGGGGAGGCCGACCTTCTCTTCTTCATCCTGTCGACGCGCATGCTGCCGCCCGTCGTCGTGGCGATCCCGATGTTCCTGATGTACCGCGCCGTCGGCCTCAACGACACGCATTGGGGGCTGATCATCCTCTACACCGCCTTCAATCTTTCCTTCTCCGTCTGGCTGATGAAGGGTTTCATCGACGAGATCCCAAAGGAATACGAGGAGGCCGCGCTCGTCGATGGCTACACGCGGATGGAGGCGTTTTTCAAGATCGTCATCCCCGAAGCGGCCACCGGCATCGCTGCGACCGCCGTCTTCTGCTTCATAACGGCCTGGAACGAATATGCGTTTGCGCTGATCATGACGAACCGGCGCGCGCAAACCGCTCCACCCTTCATTCCGAGCCAGGTCGGCTCCGGCCTGCCGGATTGGACGGTCATTGCGGCCGGTACGTTCCTGTTCCTGCTACCGGTCGCGATCTTCACGTTCCTGCTCAGGAACCATCTCCTGCGCGGCATGAGCTTCGGAGCGATCCGCAAATGA
- a CDS encoding sugar ABC transporter permease: protein MATAVMISLDTKSRAASRGMSDIHIRNLFIIPTILFLIVFNIFPLIYSLGYSFTDFRASSNAPANFVGLQNYRELLNDPFIWSNFAITAKYVIVSVTGQVIVGFGTAMLLNRDIPLKGLLTTLLLLPMMLSMAVVGLFWKLLYDPSFGIINYTLGLGSFEWLSNPDVALYAVAITDIWMWSPFVMLLSLAGLSAVPKHLYEAAAIDRAGPFYTFFRITLPLVAPILMIAIIFRTMEAFKTFDLAYILTSQPTTEVISIRLYKMAFQEWQTGRSCALAYIVLIMILAITNIYVKYLNKVKER, encoded by the coding sequence TTGGCCACCGCAGTCATGATATCGCTGGACACGAAATCGCGTGCCGCATCCCGCGGCATGAGCGACATTCACATTCGCAATCTGTTCATCATCCCGACGATCCTGTTTCTGATCGTCTTCAACATCTTTCCGCTGATCTATTCGCTCGGCTATTCCTTCACCGACTTTCGCGCCTCGTCGAACGCACCAGCCAACTTCGTCGGCCTGCAGAACTACCGCGAACTGCTGAACGACCCGTTCATCTGGTCGAATTTCGCCATCACCGCAAAATATGTGATCGTCTCTGTTACGGGACAGGTGATCGTCGGCTTCGGCACGGCCATGTTGCTCAACCGCGATATTCCGCTGAAGGGTCTCCTGACGACACTGCTGCTACTGCCGATGATGCTATCGATGGCAGTGGTCGGTCTGTTCTGGAAGCTGCTCTACGATCCCTCGTTTGGCATCATAAACTACACGCTCGGTCTCGGCTCCTTCGAGTGGCTGTCGAATCCGGATGTGGCGCTTTATGCGGTTGCCATCACTGACATCTGGATGTGGTCGCCCTTCGTGATGCTGCTGTCGCTCGCCGGCCTTTCGGCCGTGCCAAAGCATCTCTACGAGGCAGCGGCGATCGACCGGGCAGGACCGTTCTATACCTTCTTCCGCATCACGCTGCCGCTTGTGGCGCCGATCCTGATGATCGCAATCATCTTCCGTACGATGGAAGCCTTCAAGACCTTCGACCTCGCCTACATCCTGACCAGCCAGCCGACGACTGAGGTGATCTCCATCCGGCTCTATAAAATGGCCTTCCAGGAGTGGCAGACCGGGCGCTCCTGCGCACTCGCCTACATCGTTCTCATCATGATCCTCGCCATCACCAATATCTACGTCAAGTACCTCAACAAAGTGAAGGAACGCTGA
- a CDS encoding extracellular solute-binding protein, whose protein sequence is MRKTMTGLVAGVGLMWACGTSAQAQELTIFWAEWDPANYLQELANEYEAETGVKVTVETTPWADFQTKAFTEFNAKGSAYDLVVGDSQWIGAASEAGHYVDLTDFFTKHNLTQVMAPATVKYYSEYPANSKKYWSIPAEGDAVGWSYRKDWFEDPKEMEAFKAKYGYDLAPPKTWAQMRDIAEFFHRPDQKRYGIAIYTDNSYDGLVMGVENAIFSFGGELGDYQNYKVDGIINSEKNVKALELYRELYGFTPPGWAKSFFVENNQAITENLAAMSMNYFAFFPALVNEASNPNAKVTGFFANPAGPNGEQFAALGGQGISVISYSKNQEEAMKFLEWFIKDETQKRWAELGGYTASAKVLESPEFQNATPYNKAFYETMFKVKDFWATPEYAELLIQANQRIYPFVTAGQGTAKEALDALAADWNATFKKYGRNK, encoded by the coding sequence ATGCGCAAAACTATGACCGGTCTCGTTGCCGGTGTCGGATTGATGTGGGCCTGCGGAACGTCCGCACAGGCCCAGGAACTGACGATTTTCTGGGCCGAGTGGGACCCGGCAAATTACCTTCAGGAACTTGCAAACGAATACGAGGCTGAAACGGGCGTCAAGGTCACTGTCGAGACCACCCCATGGGCCGACTTTCAGACCAAGGCCTTCACCGAATTCAATGCAAAGGGCTCAGCCTATGACCTGGTCGTCGGCGACAGCCAGTGGATCGGGGCGGCGTCGGAAGCAGGACATTACGTCGATCTGACCGATTTTTTCACCAAGCACAATCTGACTCAGGTGATGGCTCCGGCAACGGTGAAATACTACTCCGAGTATCCGGCAAACTCGAAGAAGTACTGGTCAATTCCTGCAGAGGGTGACGCCGTCGGCTGGTCCTACCGCAAGGACTGGTTCGAAGACCCCAAGGAGATGGAGGCATTCAAGGCGAAATACGGCTACGATCTCGCCCCGCCAAAGACCTGGGCCCAGATGCGCGACATCGCCGAGTTCTTCCACCGTCCAGACCAGAAGCGCTACGGCATCGCCATCTACACCGACAATTCTTACGACGGGCTCGTCATGGGGGTCGAAAACGCGATCTTCTCGTTTGGAGGCGAACTCGGCGATTACCAGAACTACAAGGTCGACGGCATCATCAACTCGGAGAAGAACGTCAAAGCGCTCGAACTTTATCGCGAGCTCTACGGCTTTACGCCTCCAGGCTGGGCCAAGTCCTTCTTCGTCGAGAACAACCAGGCGATCACCGAAAACTTGGCCGCGATGAGCATGAATTATTTCGCCTTCTTCCCGGCTCTAGTGAATGAGGCCTCGAACCCGAATGCCAAGGTTACCGGATTCTTTGCCAATCCGGCAGGCCCGAATGGCGAGCAGTTCGCAGCACTCGGCGGACAAGGCATATCGGTCATCTCCTACTCAAAGAACCAGGAAGAGGCGATGAAATTCCTCGAATGGTTCATCAAGGACGAGACCCAGAAGCGCTGGGCTGAACTCGGTGGCTACACGGCAAGCGCCAAGGTGCTCGAATCCCCGGAATTTCAGAACGCGACGCCCTATAACAAGGCCTTCTACGAGACCATGTTCAAGGTCAAGGACTTCTGGGCAACGCCTGAATACGCCGAGCTGCTGATCCAGGCGAACCAACGCATTTACCCCTTCGTCACGGCCGGCCAAGGCACGGCGAAGGAAGCGCTCGACGCTCTGGCAGCGGACTGGAATGCGACGTTCAAGAAATACGGACGCAACAAATAG
- a CDS encoding TetR/AcrR family transcriptional regulator, producing the protein MDVSRQQNETARTERGPRARTRKLMLETATRLMQSGITPSVSEVAEAAEVSRATAYRYFPSQAALVHAVVDEALGPILGWSSDSPDARTRVADLLATAMPRIDEFEATFKAALKLSLDQWAQRQAGTLGNEPLFKRGHRVDLLKCVTAPLQGSVPAESRERLAQALSLVFGVEVLIVLKDIWGLTSEGAQSVAEWAAKALVDSALRQAEGSA; encoded by the coding sequence ATGGATGTCTCACGTCAACAGAACGAAACAGCCAGGACCGAGCGAGGCCCGCGTGCCCGCACGCGAAAACTGATGCTCGAAACAGCAACGCGGCTCATGCAGTCCGGCATTACGCCCTCGGTCAGCGAAGTGGCCGAGGCTGCTGAAGTCTCGCGGGCGACCGCCTACCGTTACTTTCCGAGCCAGGCCGCGCTCGTGCATGCCGTGGTGGATGAGGCTCTGGGACCAATACTCGGCTGGTCGTCCGACAGTCCGGATGCACGCACCCGCGTTGCCGACCTTTTGGCGACCGCGATGCCGCGGATCGACGAGTTCGAGGCCACCTTCAAGGCGGCGCTGAAACTTTCGCTGGACCAGTGGGCGCAGCGCCAGGCGGGCACGCTCGGCAACGAACCGCTATTCAAGCGCGGCCACCGTGTCGACCTGCTGAAGTGCGTGACGGCGCCCCTGCAGGGCAGCGTGCCAGCGGAGTCCCGGGAGCGCCTTGCGCAGGCGCTTTCGCTTGTCTTCGGCGTCGAGGTGCTGATCGTATTGAAGGATATCTGGGGCCTGACCTCCGAAGGCGCGCAATCTGTTGCCGAGTGGGCCGCCAAGGCGCTCGTCGACAGCGCACTACGGCAGGCGGAGGGTAGTGCATGA